Below is a genomic region from Spirosoma radiotolerans.
TCAGGTGCCGGTCCATGGTTGTGGCCAGCATCACAATGTTTTTGTGGTGATCGTTGTACTGAAAAACAGCGAGTTGCGCCTGTTTATACCGATTTTGGGCCGCATTTAACTGCTTACGGTAAAAAGTTAAATCCTGCCGGGCTTTCTCGGTGCGGTAAGTCGTTACGTAGTCTGTCAGATAGCTCATGGCCAGAGCCGCTACCGTTGCTGCCACGTTGGCATCGGGCATTGTAGCCGTAATGGTAATAATGCCCGACCGGGTATCGAACTTAGCCCTGACGCGCTCACTGATTTCTTCAGCAAACGCCTGCTGGCGAACCGATAGGCGTACCGTTTTGTCGGATGGCGATGTGCCCAGCGAGTCTGCCCGATCCCCTTTCCGCAACGACATTAACTTCCGGAATGACCATTTAGTATCGGGCAGTAGAAACTGGCCAAGTCGTTGCGACTGACCAGCCGTTGTGGTAACCGGCTGATCGATCAGGTATAAAACAAAAGGCGTGCTCTGCAATACATGAGGATATAAATCGGGCCGAACGGCGTCCAGCTCGTCAGCGTCAGAAAAATCGACCCCCGAAAAGCCCGCCATGGAAGCCAGCCGCTTAAGTACATCGCCCGACCCATTGTTCATCTCGGGCATCAGCCGTGCTTCTGATCTGAACTCGGGCGTTAGTATCAGGGCGATGGCCACGCCGATGCCAATAGCCAAACCCATTGCCAGCAGGAGCTTATACCGTTCCAGCCAGAGCGTCCGTACAACCACATCGCCGGGCAAACGCACCCAGCGATTGGTTGGTAACGTCGGGCTGGATTCGGTCGAAACGATCATGCAATAGAGTTAGAAGTAGACACCTGACAGGGCGCAGCCGCTGAAATGACCCTATGACGGCGGAACAGCGAAAAAGTCTCCTACCCGATTACGGAGGAGACTTTTGTATCCGGATTCAGCAAAAGAGCTTTGTGTCAGTTCACAAACGTTGCATCAGCCGGACAACCATTTCGTTCTTCCAGGCAACAAAATCACCGGCCGCGATGTGTTCACGGGCCTGACGCACCAGCCAAAGGTAAAACGTCAAATTATGCAGGCTGGCAATCTGACCGCCCAGCAACTCCTCCGATTTGACCAGGTGACGCAGGTACGCTTTTGAGTAAAACGTGCTGGCGTATCCGCCCAGACCCGCGTCGATAGGGCTAAAATCGCGACTCCATTTCTCGTTCTTAATGTTCATAATGCCCTCCGTCGTGAACAGCAGGCCATGTCGGGCGTTGCGCGTCGGCATCACACAGTCGAACATGTCTACGCCCAGCGCAATCGCTTCCAGAATGTTGGCGGGTGTTCCCACGCCCATCAGATACCGGGGTTTATCGGCCGGTAGAATTTCATTCACCAGTTCGATCATGGCGTACATCTCCTCGGCTGGTTCGCCTACGGCTAAGCCGCCAATGGCGTTTCCTTCGCGCTCTTTGCTCGCAATTACTTCTGCCGACTGACGGCGTAAATCAGCATAGGTACTCCCCTGCACAATCGGGAACAGGGTTTGTTTGTAGCCATACAAGCCTTCTGTCGAATCGAAGCGATCGATGCAGCGGCCGAGCCAGCGGTGGGTCATCTCCATCGACTGGCGCGCATAGCCATACTCGCAGGGATAGGGCGTACATTCATCAAAAGCCATGATAATGTCGGCCCCGATGGTTCGCTGAATATCCATCACGCCTTCGGGCGTAAACGTATGTTTAGACCCGTCGATGTGCGATTTGAACGTGACGCCTTCTTCTTTAATCTTCCGGGTATTCGACAGCGAATAGACTTGATAGCCCCCCGAATCGGTCAAAATAGGGCGACGCCAGCCATTGAAGCCATGCAGTCCTCCCGCCTGATTGAGTACCTCCAGTCCCGGCCGCATGTAGAGGTGATAGGTATTCCCCAGAATAATTTCGGCGTCGATGTCCGTTTCGAGTTCGCGCTGATGGACGGCCTTCACAGTACCTGCCGTGCCAACGGGCATAAAAATCGGTGTTTGAATGGGGCCGTGCTCCGTCGTCAGCGTTCCCGTTCGAGCCTTTGACTGTGGGTCGTTGGCAGTAATCGAAAATGTCATACGGCAAAGATACGCACCCGGCCTCGTTCAACAGTCGCCGGTATGCGTTCAGCATCAATGTTCCCAACACCTGGTTCCTGAAACCTTGACCGTGGAACAATCTTCTTTACGTATCTTTGCCCGTTCAATCAAAATCAACGCATTAGCGAGTAAACGTCTCCCCTTTGTGATTACGGCCCTGCTGATAACCTGGCTACTGTTAGTCGGCATTCAGCTTATTTACATTTTACTTGTTTATTCAAGAACAGCCTTCTACCGTCAGCCTTACCGAAGCGATCCCACTTTACTACCAGTTCCATCGGGTAAATCCACCGATCCAGTCCAAACCGGCGTCACCGTTATCGTGTGCGCCCGCAATGAGCGGGCAAACCTGATCGAGTTACTACCGCTATTGAACGACCAGCAGTATCCCGCCTTCGAGGTATTGGTGATGGACGACCGCTCAACCGATGGCACTCAGCTCTTTCTGGAAAACGACATTACAGCACTTTCGCGGGTCCGGTTCATCCGAATCGACCGGGAACACGAGCATGTAACGCCCAAGAAGTACGCCCTGACGATTGCCCTCAAAAAAGCCATTTATCCCACCGTACTGCTTACCGATGCCGACTGCCGCCCGGCCTCAACCGACTGGCTGGCGGGCATGGTAGCTTCTTTGCAGGATGATAACAAGGCTATTTCGTTGGGTTTTTCGCCTTACGACTATCAACCCGGCTTTCTGAACCTGCTGATTCGGTCCGAAACTTTACTGACGGCGGTACAGTATTTTTCGCTGGCCCTGGCGGGCCGTCCCTATATGGGTGTTGGGCGGAATCTGGCCTACCGAACCAGCCTGTTTTTTGCCAATCGGGGTTTTTATACCCACAAAAATGTGGTCGGTGGCGACGATGATCTGTTCATCAATGAGGTAGCCACCGCCCGCAACACCGCCGTTTGTCTGGACCCTGACACCTTTATGTGGTCGAAGCCCAAAGAAGCCTGGGCAGACTGGCGAACCCAGAAACGACGCCATCTTAACGTGGGCAAATACTATAAACCAGGCCACAAGTTCCGGCTGGGGCTGCTGACGGGTTCGCATGTACTAAGCTGGCTGCTGGGGCTGGTGGTCGGCATTGTGGTGCTGGTGCATGAAGTGCAGCACCGTTCCTTTACCGCCAGCGAATGGTTACTTTTGCTGATCGGCACGGGCCTGTTCATTTTCCGGAAGCTCGCTTTCTGGGGCATC
It encodes:
- a CDS encoding GNVR domain-containing protein, coding for MIVSTESSPTLPTNRWVRLPGDVVVRTLWLERYKLLLAMGLAIGIGVAIALILTPEFRSEARLMPEMNNGSGDVLKRLASMAGFSGVDFSDADELDAVRPDLYPHVLQSTPFVLYLIDQPVTTTAGQSQRLGQFLLPDTKWSFRKLMSLRKGDRADSLGTSPSDKTVRLSVRQQAFAEEISERVRAKFDTRSGIITITATMPDANVAATVAALAMSYLTDYVTTYRTEKARQDLTFYRKQLNAAQNRYKQAQLAVFQYNDHHKNIVMLATTMDRHLMEAELSIAQTVYTELARQFEQSKLRVQARTPIFKVLEPPGVPLKRISPRRTVIVVLFAVVGLVSGALYVLVRKADVAGQLQAMVANTPPEKVLSL
- the tgt gene encoding tRNA guanosine(34) transglycosylase Tgt — protein: MTFSITANDPQSKARTGTLTTEHGPIQTPIFMPVGTAGTVKAVHQRELETDIDAEIILGNTYHLYMRPGLEVLNQAGGLHGFNGWRRPILTDSGGYQVYSLSNTRKIKEEGVTFKSHIDGSKHTFTPEGVMDIQRTIGADIIMAFDECTPYPCEYGYARQSMEMTHRWLGRCIDRFDSTEGLYGYKQTLFPIVQGSTYADLRRQSAEVIASKEREGNAIGGLAVGEPAEEMYAMIELVNEILPADKPRYLMGVGTPANILEAIALGVDMFDCVMPTRNARHGLLFTTEGIMNIKNEKWSRDFSPIDAGLGGYASTFYSKAYLRHLVKSEELLGGQIASLHNLTFYLWLVRQAREHIAAGDFVAWKNEMVVRLMQRL
- a CDS encoding glycosyltransferase, which encodes MITALLITWLLLVGIQLIYILLVYSRTAFYRQPYRSDPTLLPVPSGKSTDPVQTGVTVIVCARNERANLIELLPLLNDQQYPAFEVLVMDDRSTDGTQLFLENDITALSRVRFIRIDREHEHVTPKKYALTIALKKAIYPTVLLTDADCRPASTDWLAGMVASLQDDNKAISLGFSPYDYQPGFLNLLIRSETLLTAVQYFSLALAGRPYMGVGRNLAYRTSLFFANRGFYTHKNVVGGDDDLFINEVATARNTAVCLDPDTFMWSKPKEAWADWRTQKRRHLNVGKYYKPGHKFRLGLLTGSHVLSWLLGLVVGIVVLVHEVQHRSFTASEWLLLLIGTGLFIFRKLAFWGIVGRISYRLAHTVHWAIIPFVDLLLAAYYGLAGLKTLFRRRKKRLYWR